TGTTCAAAAAGTCATAAAAAATTGCTGTCGAATAACTTTGTTGGTTTGCTTTTCCGACACTCCGACGCCAGGATTGGCTAGCACGGGCGTTGTCCCTAGGATGGCGATGCACACGATGTGCTAGCGTCAACGTTGGTCACAGGACGTGACCGATATTAGTTGACGTTCCTCCTTTAGCCCGTGAACCATACTGTACGTACACTGCGAGTGCTTCGATGCCCAGGACGGGCTAGCGCAGGAGTTGTCACAGGACGTGACTGAACTTAGCCTGCGTTCCTTTAAGCAGTCGACTCGTTCTTCAGCGTCCTTTTTCCCCTACTTTTTGAACACGCACTAGTAGTGAATCTTTAAGGAAACGCTTGTTCAAGAGTGAGTCCTCAACCGTTTATAGTGGACAAAGTCATCTAACCACTTTTTGAACAGCACTAAAATGATTGTTAGGGAGTTGAGAATAAGTGAAACAAAGACAAGATGCATGGTCCGAAGAAGATGATTTGTTATTAGCAGAAACCGTCTTAAGACATGTAAGAGAAGGAAGTACACAGCTGAATGCTTTTGAGGAAGTTGGTGACAAATTAAACCGCACCTCTGCAGCCTGTGGTTTCAGATGGAATGCAGAAGTACGACACAATTATGAAAAGGCTCTTCAATTAGCGAAAAAGCAACGAAAACAAAGAATGCGTAGCTTAGGGAATGGAAAACCAGCCAAAAAGCAATTACTTTATACACCACCAGAAATGGAGTCATCAGTTACTAGTAGCCAGGAAGAAAGATCCCAACCAGAACCTTCAACGTATACGACAGACTTGCATAGCTTCGAAAAAGCGTTACAAGAATCACAAAAGCCTACGGTTCAACCTAGCGTGCCGTTGGCAAGTAATGATGAGCTAACAATGGAAAGAGTCATTTCTTTCTTACAATCTTTCAATGATAAAAAAGTATCAACTTTACAAAATGAAAATAGTCGTTTGAAGCTTGAGAATCAAGAATTAGTACAGAAAACAAAAGAACAAGAAAAGACAATTGCTTCTTTAAAAGAAGACACTGTTGCCGTTCAAGAAGATTACGAAATGCTTATGAAGATTATGAATAGAGCGAGAAAACTAGCTTTATTTGAAGAAGAAGAGGAACGAGCGAGCAGCCACAAAATTCAAGATGGATAGAAACGGAAACTTAGAGCAAGTAGCGGAATAACCTGAAAAAGACTGGAGTCATAACCCAGTCTTTTTTATTGTGGTTTTTATTAACATCTAATACAATTAATAGAATACTTTGTCATTCCGTTTATTCATTCGATCTACATTTTTTTCATATAGCGATAGTTCTTCCGGATTAAACGATTCTGGAACGATGACAGCTCCTAAGCCTTTTAATGTAACAAGCAATTTATACATAAGATCATTGATTGATAGTGGAACGCCTATTAATTCAGATAAAGATGCCATTGTGCCTGGTACGATATTTGGATACTTAAAGGACGTTGGCTGATTATTAATAGCTAGTTCATAAAAGCGTTTAATATGCTCCGCACGTTCTTTTCCACTACCAGATACACATAAATATATTTGAACAGCAACCCCCCCTCTTAAACGTCTTTGTGAAATCCCAGCAAATTTTTTTGAATGAATGCTTAAGTCATAGCTTCCTGGACAATAAGATCCTTCTACTTCGAAAGCATTTATTTCTATGTCATCATCAGCAAACATTAACTTCATTAGCGCAAACATCGCATCATATCCCCGATTAATGTCCATAGATTCTTCAGGAAAAATCAATGATATATTGAGAATTTCTTTATCTAAAACAACAGCTAAGCCACCTGAGTTTCTAACAATCACATTGTAGCCAGCTTTACGTAAATAGTTAACTCCTTCTGATAAATGAGGAGTACGAGTGTCTTGTATTCCTAAGACTATGGTTTTTTCATGAACCCATGTTCTTACAACTGGGGCATTTGTTCCTTTTCCTACTACTGCACATAATGTATCGTCATATGCAAAAGAATGCTTAGGATCAAAGGTTAAACCTATACTCGAATGATCAATCAATCGCCACTTCGGCTGTTTTAATAGCTCTATGTTCATTCCTACACCTCTTTAGAAAGCAAAGCAAAATGGGGGCTGGAGCTAGACAAAAATAAAAGCACCATCCGAATAAGGACAGATTTTTATACTTTCTTACTCTGTAACAAAGTTTATTGTTAGCCAAGAAAAACTCAGGAATTTTTTACTGAAAACATCCCTGAGCTTAAAACTAAAATTCTACTTTTTGTTTTATATCAATGAAATAAATGATCCCTACTACAATACTTGAGCCGCAGTCAGTAAGGCTAGTTTATATACATCTTCTGAATTACAACCCCTAGATAGATCATTAACTGGAGAATTCAATCCTTGTAATATTGGTCCAATTGCTTCAAAATTCCCAAGTCGTTGAGCAATTTTATAACCAATATTTCCCCGCTTCAAGGCTAGGGAAAACAAAAACATTTGCATCTCCTTGGATGATTGAATTAGGTGCTTTTTTCTGAGCGACTTCAGGTACAAATGCAGCATCAAATTGAAACTCACCGTCAATTTTTAAGTCCGGATTCATATCTGCTGCAATTTTGCTTGCTTCAACCACTTTTTCTGTCTCCGGTGATTGAGCGGAACCTTTTGTTGAAAAACTAAGCATCGCAACTAGTGGGTCAATATCAAACATCTTTGCTGTATGAGCGCTTTCCGTCGCAATTTCAGCTAAATCTTGACTATTTGGCGAGATATTAATCGCACAATCTGCAAAAACATACTTTTCATCATCCCTGACCATGATGAACACACCAGACGTTTTCTTAATTCCCTCTTTTGTTTTAATAATTTGCAATGCCGGTCGAACCGTATCTGCAGTTGAATGGGCTGCACCACTAACTAAACCATCTGCTAAACCTTTGTAAACAAGCATGGTGCCAAAATAATTCTCATCTTTTAATATTTCTCTTGCTTTCTCTTCTGTTACTTTTCCTTTTCTTCTATCAACAAAAGAGTGCACAAGATCTTCGTAGCTTTCATACCTTTCAGGATTGTATATTTTAACTCCTTCAATTGAAA
This portion of the Bacillus carboniphilus genome encodes:
- a CDS encoding lipoate--protein ligase family protein translates to MNIELLKQPKWRLIDHSSIGLTFDPKHSFAYDDTLCAVVGKGTNAPVVRTWVHEKTIVLGIQDTRTPHLSEGVNYLRKAGYNVIVRNSGGLAVVLDKEILNISLIFPEESMDINRGYDAMFALMKLMFADDDIEINAFEVEGSYCPGSYDLSIHSKKFAGISQRRLRGGVAVQIYLCVSGSGKERAEHIKRFYELAINNQPTSFKYPNIVPGTMASLSELIGVPLSINDLMYKLLVTLKGLGAVIVPESFNPEELSLYEKNVDRMNKRNDKVFY